ATGGAACTAGATTATGTATTGGTAGATGGCAATCAACCACCTGATGTACCGTGGAATGTAAAATGTGTAATAAATGGTGATAATCTAAGTGTATCAATCGCTGCAGCTTCTATTATTGCTAAAGTAACTCGTGATAGATTTATGATGCAGCTGCATCATGATGCACCTGAATATAACTGGTATAAAAATAAAGGATATGGCACTAAAGAGCATATCCAAGCTTTAAATAGGTACGGTGTCAGTGATCACCATCGTAAAAATTTTGCTCCTGTAAGTTTATTAACAGTAAAATATTTATTTTAAAAATATATAATATGTACTAAATATTTAAATTGGGGGGTAGGTGATTGCCGCATTAATAAAATTTACTATTTTCTTCGCTTTAGTTAAATGGCTTATCCTATAATTAGATATATTAGAATATACGTTGTTAAATGAGTAACTAATGAAATTACTCCACTGACTTTTCCAAGTCTAAAACCATTGCTAATATATAATAAAAAAGACCTAAAAATATAACTGATACAGCTATTACTGATTTCTATTGGTTAATCTGATGAAAAATTCACACGGGGAGAAACCCCCGTGTAAACTTTAAATTTAGAAATTATACATTATACCTGCTTCAACACCATGTACAGCAAAACTGTTTTCGATGGCTGCAGTAGTTGATTTAACGCGTGCAGGTTCATGCTTAGAAGTATCAATAGCAGCATCAGTTATTGCCTCTGTTGGCTTAACTTCTTTAAACTTATCACCCCAAACGCCGAAATAACGATAACCAGCAAAAATTCTCGCTGGTGAATTTGGCAGAGCAAAGCTAATCCCTCCTTTGAATTGATAAGCAGGAGCGAATCTACTTTTATCTAAGAAGTTAATCTTAGTTAAACCAAGACCACCTCCAATATATAAGTCAGCTTCAAACTCTTCACTGATTCTAAAATCACCATAAGCATTAACCATTCCCGCAATGTTATTGAAGCCTTTATTTTTCATTCTAAATGCAGCCAAGCGTGAGTCTGGTATATCTTGAGGAGAAGTTTCCGTATTTTTTCTGACCACTGCATCTATACTTGCCCATTTTGATGGATTAGTAGCATGATCAAGTTTAAAAGTGCTTCCAGAAGAAGCGTTGTCACGTTGCAATTCAACATATTGTGCTTTTTCTTCTGATTCAAAATCTTTATCATCAATATTTATTTGTGAATATAAACCTTGAAATTCAATTCTAACTCCTTCCATAAGAGCACAACCTAAAGACAAGCCACCGAGCAAGGGTGAACCTTTATACTTAGGTTTGTATTCTCCTGCTGCTTTGCTCTCAGAATCCCATCCAAGAATTGCTCCTGTTGTAACACCTGTTGCATCTTCCTTTCCTTTCAAGGTGCCTATATTGTTCCAAAATTCACCATGATAATGAAGAGCACCATAAATATTACTAATCTCCCCATCAACTGGACCAACTGGGGAGTCACCTGCAACTCTAGCAGAAGAGTAACCAGGAGAAAAAGTTAACAGCGTTATCAACGCAGTTCCTGAGATTATTTTTTTACAATAGATATCCATAATATTAACCTTATAAAAATAAAAATTTAACTCTAAATAAAAATAGAGGATAATTAAAAATCAACTAAAGTCTAGTAAAAGTTACGCATATATATTTGTTAGTTAATAAGAAATTATACCTTTTTTAATACTATCTAGTAAATAACTCACTTACTTTCATTTGCTAATGCGGATAGAGATTTAACCAGAGAATATATAGCATTACGAACTTTTTTGCTTCTAACATTAGCATATTCTCTAACT
This sequence is a window from Candidatus Mesenet endosymbiont of Phosphuga atrata. Protein-coding genes within it:
- a CDS encoding P44/Msp2 family outer membrane protein, whose translation is MDIYCKKIISGTALITLLTFSPGYSSARVAGDSPVGPVDGEISNIYGALHYHGEFWNNIGTLKGKEDATGVTTGAILGWDSESKAAGEYKPKYKGSPLLGGLSLGCALMEGVRIEFQGLYSQINIDDKDFESEEKAQYVELQRDNASSGSTFKLDHATNPSKWASIDAVVRKNTETSPQDIPDSRLAAFRMKNKGFNNIAGMVNAYGDFRISEEFEADLYIGGGLGLTKINFLDKSRFAPAYQFKGGISFALPNSPARIFAGYRYFGVWGDKFKEVKPTEAITDAAIDTSKHEPARVKSTTAAIENSFAVHGVEAGIMYNF